In Rhea pennata isolate bPtePen1 chromosome 20, bPtePen1.pri, whole genome shotgun sequence, a single window of DNA contains:
- the UBE2G1 gene encoding ubiquitin-conjugating enzyme E2 G1, with amino-acid sequence MTELQSALLLRRQLAELNKNPVEGFSAGLIDDNDLYRWEVLIIGPPDTLYEGGVFKAHLTFPKDYPLRPPKMKFITEIWHPNVDKNGDVCISILHEPGEDKYGYEKPEERWLPIHTVETIMISVISMLADPNGDSPANVDAAKEWREDRNGEFKRKVARCVRKSQETAFE; translated from the exons AGCTCAACAAAAATCCAGTGGAAGGCTTTTCAGCGGGCTTAATAGATGACAATGATCTTTATCGATGGGAAGTCCTTATTATTGGTCCTCCAGATACACTATA TGAAGGTGGTGTTTTCAAGGCTCATCTTACTTTTCCAAAAGACTATCCACTGAGGCCGCCAAAAATGAAGTTCATCACAGAAATCTGGCACCCAAATG TTGACAAGAATGGGGATGTCTGCATTTCAATTCTTCAcgagcctggagaagacaaatATGGCTATGAAAAACCTGAGGAACGCTGGCTTCCCATTCACACAGTGGAAACTATAATGATTAGTGTAATTTCTATGCTGGCAGATCCCAATGGTGATTCTCCTGCTAATGTTGATGCAGCG AAAGAatggagagaagacagaaatggagaattcaaaagaaaagttgCCCGCTGTGTaagaaaaagccaagaaacTGCTTTTGAGTGA